A segment of the Solanum lycopersicum chromosome 9, SLM_r2.1 genome:
atcttcatccccaaaatgtGCTTcgttggacccaaatctttcatctcaaacgctgcagacaaccttctcttcagattgttaatctccctcatactagatcctgcaatcaacatatcatccacacacaagagtagaaagacatatgaatcagtgtatttctttaAGTAACAACAAAGATCCTTTTCAACTTTGCAGAATCAACTCTTGGTCataaaggagtcaaacttcttgtaccactgccttggtgcttgctttagtccatacaagctcctggtgagcttgcacaccatgtgttccatGCCTGGAACTATAATTCCTTCTGGTTGTTGCATATAGATTTCTTTGTCTAGATCTCCATGTAAATacgttgtttttacatccatttgctctagatgaaAAATCTATGATggaacaatactcaacagaatttgaatagaggttaacttcacaacaggagaaaatattttatcataatcaatacctttcctttgtgaatatcctttaaccactaaacaaGCCTTGAACTTTTTTTTCCATGTGGTTCAATCTTAATTCTGAACACCCaattgttcagcaaagctctcttccctgcaagtaactcagtcaacacccatgtgtcgttcttcttAAGTTACCTCATCtaatcatccatggcttgctcccacttgattgAATCCTCCATCTGTAGGGCCTCATctaaagactctggttcccacTCATCAGTCAataatagatagtgtaatggaGGTGAATACCTCTCTGGTGCCTTGATGGTTCgtgatgatctccttaacacctgctcaggtgtagcttgctccacttcagattcttcagtaggagttggttgagtatctgcctcgacatctctggggttactcttctccaacacaacctcaactcccactttctttgtaatctctagaaccttctactCTCtatccttgtacaggacagactcatcaaatgtgaCGTCACAATTTCttaggatctttctgttcttgtcatcccaaaacctgtaaccaatcaaatcagaaccatagcctatgaacataagcagtgcaacaaaaagtcctcaagtgtgagtacttgagttcttttcctgtccacacctccccTGGAATATTGAACCTTAAAGGAACTTATGGTCCCCtattgatcaagtatgcagttgtgctcacagcatctGCCCAAAATGTTTTGGGCAACGCAGaatgtatcctcatactccttgcacgctcattcaatgttttgttcatcctctcagcaattccattctgtcttgccttaccaggaattattctcatcaatctgattccctcagctgcacaaaattccttgaactctgatttatcatactctcctccagtgtcagaccttaggcatttgactttcaaaccgttctgattctcaacttcggCCTTCaacttcttgaaagtttcaaacACTGACTTATGTTTCAAGAAGTAAATCCacaccttcctgctgaaatcatcaatgaaggtaacgtagaatctggatcctccaagtgatgatactggaaaTGGTCCCTAAACATCtatatggaccatttccaaccgcactttctttgtctctctaggagtctttgtgaagcttactcttttctgtttgcctataagacagctctcgcaaagacctatatcaacagacttcggaccctctaatgctccttttgcaaccagcatcttcattcctttagcacTCATCTGTCTAAGTCTGTTGTGCTACAGAGATGAACCAGAAGCACCTTCAACAACACCAACCATGTTAATACACCCTGCAGCGGTGTACAAgtttccagatttggtgccacgagctactaccatatcacctttcacaatcttccacgtacctttcccaaactctgctgcaaATCCCATGCTATCCAATTGACCAAcaaagatcagatttttcttgagccTAGGAATATATCTGatatcctccaatgtccactagtttcccgaggtggtctttatgcaaacatccccctttccttcaatctctaaggctttattgtcagcaagatacacctttccaaaatttcctgattttaaattttggaacaactcttTGCTTGGAGACAAATAGAAAAAtacaccagaatccaaaatccatgattcaaccgggcttTTTACACTAGGGATTAGAGCTTCCCCAATGTCCTCTACTAGATTTACATAATCATTGTCATCTCAAAATTGCTGATTGTGTTTCTTCTTTGTCTTATTACAGCTCATCCGAAAGTGCCCTttatctccacagttccaacaagtcacgtttgatctgttcggGGATTTTcttcgattctttgattttaatCGACCATGTTGACTTGGCGTTTTGTCTTACTTCTTCCCCTTCGATCAACGTTGTGAGCACTGCCTGATGAATCTCTCACGTTTGCGAATACATTCATTAtgaacaacatcacggatttcatcaaacttcagtttctcatatccacgggaactgctaatcgtagtaacaacagtatcccaagactcgggcagagatgacatcaaaatcaacgccttaattttaTCTTCGAAATCAATATCCAAAGAATTGAGTTGacacacaatcatattgaactcgttatatgatcagaaacagATCGATTCTCaaacatctgtaaattgaagaATCTAcacatcaaatataccttgttcatcgccgatggtttttcatacatgtttgacagtgccttcaacagatcGGACGTACTCTtatccttcacgatgttgaatgCCACGTTTCTtaacaaagtcaaccggataaACCCTAGggcctggcgatccttgagctTCCACTTTTCCTCCGTCATAGATTCCGGCTTCACCTagtcaacggttcgtgaagatctttctggtataGATACTCTTCGATcagcatcttccagaaactgaagTTGGATCCATCAatcttctcgattccaagcttcgaactatccatcttcattGATCGTGTTGAAtatccttagctctgataccagttgctAGGATCAAatcaacacacacacacacacttgatgaataaagaacacaagaactttagaGAGAAAAAGATGAGAGAtcttgagagagaaagagaaaaaccaATAATTCGTGGTAACACCCGTGATTAAATTTCCACGGCGGTggggtatatttatattaataaatcaaatatttttatttaaaccgcataaacaattatatatattaatcatgtTCCACAACCTAACATATATATCGTGCAAGGAAACAGTCGATCTATCAATTGCACAAACATCAAATATATTGGGTTCAACTTGCATGGATGCTTAATAGTAATTCCGCGATACTCGAGTCCAAGCacgaatgttttaaaaaatagtgcAGGTTTCAAAATGTTAAATTGCAGATTTTCGCCTCAATTGTAGTTATTTTATGAACTTTGACAAACAAGTAAGTTAATCTCATCATGAGCTGACATGTAAACCATCTTTGACATTAGAGCTAATGAAACAGGATTTAGGGGATATATCATCTCCATGCGAGAATGAAAGAGTTAACTCTTCATCCATTCACTCCACTAAGATGAAAAATTCCCAGAAACTACTTAAGTGCCTCAAGAAATAGTTGGCCCATAAAAAAAAGATGCAGTTTAAAGGTTGTTGGCCCACTTCTTCTGCAAACAGTAACACATATAGTTAGGTAGAAAAAGtagaaaagaaagtaaaaatggTGTCTATAAATATAAAGATGAGAAACGATCTTGATATAGTGGTAGGGAAAACACAAGTACAAACTATCTCTCGTGTTTCATCCGCAGGTTTCTTTGTTGGGTCAAAAAAAAGCACAAGAACGAATTGTCTCTTGTTGGACCTAGTCAAGTACGAACTGTCTCTTGTGTTTCATCTGCACGTTTCCTTGTTGGGCCAAGGAAAATCACAAGGAGTATTTTGCCTAGCAAGTTTGTCCTTGTTGATCCACACAGAATTCCACGTGCCCAATGCTACTCATGTCAGAGAGTAAGCTAGTGATGCTTTCAGCTACTAGACTTTCTCTATCTATGGTGCATCAATCATGTTGCTTCTCCTAGAAGCTCGACGATTGTATTGGTCTCCCACAACACCAATTTCACGGTTTAGGCTGCTCCCATTTCACTCGCCACTACTATGGGGTCACTTTTGCTTTCTTTTCCTCTGGCTACTAAGATGTTACAGTTTGCCAGTTTGTCTCTTGCCTTCCCATGGATTTAACAACAGTTTGAAAGGTCTCCCTATTCAGGAATCATCGGATCTATGCTTATTTTCTACTCATTGAAGAATTTCATCGATTACTATGTCCTTCCTCGTCTTTGTGTTCCCAGATATCCACCGTAAGCCTTTCCTCGTTTGAACCCCGCCCTTCACTTTTAAGGTTATGACATCCTGAAGGTTCTTGTAAATGGATGGATCGTATCAACTTTCATGAATGATAAATCATAGATAGAACCACCGAATCAAAAAAGTTGGGTGATATCATAAAGCTTTATTTTGTCTAAGATTACGAGTTGGAGGTAAGAGGACTCGAACCGGTGACTTCCAACGCAGGGTAAACCACCGCCTCGCAGGTCCCCCGACTAATTCAACCATGTAGGGAAATTATAAACAATAACTCCCCCCAAACACAGCTTACAATTTTCATTGTATTATGTTCTCCAAAGAGCAACTCTTCTCAAAATCTCACTCAAAAGGTGCTGAGTTGGAATCCCATTCTCACTAAGGATTCTTGTGATTCTAGAGAATCAAACTACAGGAAAACAAGAACGGAGGAATTTCCCCCCTTCTACCCGACTTTTTGGTCTTAAGAATATTGGTTTTAAGAATGAATCATTGCCCTTCTCTGACCTTTACTGCCCAACATGAGAGCGGACAACTAATGTATACCACTTATTGAACATCTTTCTATGGTCAGTCTGTGACCCCTAGATACCAGTTCCAACGAGGTGGAGATGAAAGGGTCTGTCCAtgtattttccttaattttattttgccGCATTTCCCTCACAAGGTTTAAGAAGATAGTGCAACAAGTTGTTCACAAGGGTCAATTTGATACTCTTCCCCAAAGATCTCAAATGAGGGAACACTAAAAGAGTCATCGACTACAACTACCGTCCATGTTTGATCCATACTAGACGTGGAAAACTACCCATCCTACCTCCTCTACGTACTTGACAATCCATCTCTGTCTCAGTAGAGTCTTTTAGTGGAATATTTCAGTCCTCTTCCCCATCACGTAAGAGCAGTGAGCCACCAGTTCAGGCACAAGATAATATTATTACCGTCTGGACAATTAGACATCCAACCCATAATCGCAATGAACCAATTTAAAGAGCGGAGCTCTACAAACTAAGTTATATCCCACCAAGCCAAGCGGAGTTTGCATGAAATAGTTATATGTTTCTTCTACTCTTATCCCCGACGCAACTGGGCCATCCTGGACTTGAACTGGAGACCTCGCCTCTGAGGTAAATCATCACACCTACGGTCCAACCAATCGGGAGAGACtcaatatattactttttttagaGAATTAATCCTTCCCGAGTGTAGCATACCACTCTCCTTTGTACTGCGCACCAAGATATGTGTGCTTGTTCCCCCCTTCTTTCTTACCCTAACAAGTCTTTGTGAAATAACTTcgatgagaaaaaaaataaggtgTTAAGATGTCCTCTTGGGCCAACCCTAGAAACTCTAAGATCCTTTTTCAAACTTGCTCCGATATTCATTTCGAGTCAAGAAATAAACTGCTCAAATGGTACGATCCCTCCGTCGGGCTGATTTCGTAGTTCTTGGTCTGAGGATGTGTCTCTTAAATAGCCCGGATCCCACGAGCAAATTGAAAGTTTGATCTGTATTGGATCTCACCCAAATTTCCCCATCTATCCTTCTGAGGAGAAATAGAATGAGTAAGCCGTGCTAATGTTCCTTGAATGATCCACCTTTCAGGTCAGGTGTCGATGAGCACATTAAACTATCCATATAGTTGAGATGCCTATAGCCCAAACACAATGACAAAATTAGTAGGGGCGTGTTTTACCACTGAGACAATATCCCGTCATGTAGGCTCCCACTTTGGGACCTCTATGTCAAAAGCAAGAGAAACCTCAtcactttctttatttttttgttccaACCTAGGAAAATAAGCTCATGAGTTTGGTCTTACTTCAACGgtgaaaaaggaaagaatacTTCCATTTCTAAGTTTAACTCGTAGatcttttttttgggggggggggggggagcagtgttaaacaaaaatattcaacatGCATTAGCTCTTCCTAAAAAGGATCCAGCTGCACCTTCCACTAAACTATGTTGTTTTGACTTTACTCTAGTCACTAGCCCTGCCTTCGGCATCCCCTCCTTGTATCTAACATAACAATTTTGGGCATGGTCATCTCCCATAGTGTGACAGGCAGTGTATACAGGGCTTTGGAATGAACTCACAGTTGTATGACACAGGCGATTAGTACACATTTCGACTTCATGCAGGCGAGTTGCAACCTGCAATCCAAATTGATGACGGGTTTTTGGGGTTAGCTCACCCTGCGGGATCTCGACCCTTTGTCTCAAAAATTGTATCACGTGTGCCGCCGAAGGCATAAGAAGCATAGTTACTTCACGTCATCCTCACCTTCCTCCGACTTATCATGTTGCAAGTTTTTCATGGTCCAAACTCAACAATGGCAACTAAACATGAGGGTTGCGATTATTGTGACTTAAACCAACTCCTTATGACAAAAGATGACAAAAGACACACACCACCTGTGTTCGCATTCCCGAAGGAACGTCTCTCTTTCAAGAGTATCTGCGACATGTCAAGCCATGGTAAGGTTCTTCACTTTGAATCTAATGAAACCACATGCTCCACTGCTTTTGCACTCCCTCATCAATTCCTttgattttaattcttttgaaattacACCCCAGGAGAGATATTTAATGTTCTAGCAACAACACTACACATGTTGATATGAACAGCGCCTAGTATCCATCGTTTACGTCTAAGACTATAGGGGTATCTAATCCCATTCACTCCCGTAACTTTCTTATCCTCGTGTCAGTATTGATTTGGGGTATCTAAAGCCATTCACTCCCTTAACTTTAGTATCTTCGTGTTACTGTCAACCCAATAGAGTGTTTTTATTGTCGGTGTTCTTTACGATCTCTACTCATTTAACCACTCCACCAAAAATTTCCTATGCTTCTACTGTACTCCATATTGGTAGTTTTTGTCGCTTGTTTAAGGTTGAGTCGTGGTAGTTGATGGAAGTCTTAAAAATCCATCTACAGACATTTTACTCCCAATTATTTTAGATAAAGGTTGAATTCTTTGTATCACCATTGCCGCTGGCACAAAGTTAGTCGATGCTAATTCTTAAGATACCTTCAATGCTTTTTTTCCGGGAGAAAAATTTCATGAACTGTGGTCCATATTCCTCCACGTGGAATTTATCCGTCatgtttttgttcattgtggaaaATTCCCCAGTGCTACCTCCCATAAGAGTCTGAGCCGTCTCTCAATCCCAACATTGATGATCATCATCTCGAACCAGCTACTGATCATCGCATTAGTAAGTTATTGCCTCACCAATTATCTATTCATACACGAGTCTCTCATCGAGCGTATTCCTCCTTTTTCTCCTTATCCTAGGCGGTATTAGAAGACGTTTCCATCTATTGGGCCAAGGAAAAACACAAGTACGGCCCAACAAGGAAACTTGCGGATGAAACATAAGATACACTTCATACTTGTGCTTTCCTTGGACCCAACAAAACACACTTCATACTTGTGCTTTTCCTTTGCCCAACAAGGAAACCTGCAGATGAAACACAAGAGACACTTTGTTATTGTGATTTTCCTACCAATTATCTCAAGGTCGTCTTTTGTATTCCTATTTACGAACAACAATTATATTTTCCCTTCTACTTTCCCTACTAACTATATATGTTACTGTTTGTAGGAGAAGTGGGCCAACAACCTTTACACTACATCTGTTTGTTATGGGCCAACTGTTTCTTGAGGAACTTAAGTAATTTCTAGGAAGTTTTCATCATAATGGAATTAATGGATGCAAAGTTGGATCTTTTATTATCGTTTGGAGATGATATATCCCTAAATATCATTTCATTAGTTCTAATATAAAAAATGGTTTACATGGAAGCTCATGATGAGGTTAATTTACTTGTTTGTCAAAGTTTGAAAGATAAATAAATCAGAAGCGAAAAACTGCAATTTAACATTTTGGAACCTAAACTATTATTGCAAACTTTCATGCCCGGACTCGAGTATCGCGAAATGACTATTAAAGATTCATGCAGGTTGaaccaaatatattttatgttggtGCAATTAATTGATTTACTAATTCCCTGTACTATATATAGTTCAAAGTATGATCAATTATGTCAGACTAGTAATTAGGCTAAGGTTACAAAGTAACGAGCTATCCTAACCGTGCCTTCTAGACTTTTAAGAGTacgtttaaaaaataatgaaaataaattacgAAAAATTTGAAGACCAAAAAGAAAAGCTCgagaaataaaaatcaaaatcaaaatcagatGCACTGCATGAGGGCGTATCGAAAGCTAATTTTCATaggatttttcctttttatttttgatttcgAAAATACACTCGTTTTTACATTTGATCTATCTAGATACATATTAAAGAGTTAGATACGAACTTatcttgttttctttatttactgttttttcttactttagagattatttttctattttagtcTTGTAAGTCTCGGTCACATTTCCCTAGGGTAAAACATAAAATGTTTGAAGAGTTTAGATAAAAATCTTATTGCGTGTGTATGACGTAATTTTTCATTCCAAATGTGCTCGAGTTCACACCTTACCAATGATTTGAGGCATCAACTTGACTTAGAATTTATAAGGCATAACATTATGAATCAATTATTGAGGATATTATGGTCTTATATTGAGTACTTATGGTCAGTTCATATTTATGGAGAAAATATATGCATCTTGAGAAGTGGGTTCATAACTTTTTATAGGTGATATGGAGCCAACACATGTCTAGATTACTCTACTTTCTTCTTGCCATTGTAACAAACTAGTTGGAAGCTGGGGTTCGATTGATACTTTGTGAGAGAATGCCACTATGATCTCTATATTTGTACCAAAGGTTTCCTATTTCACTGGGGTGTTATTAAATGCTGCTTCAGAACTAGTAGATTATCTATCATATATGCTAATACTGAAACCTCTGTTTGATTGTACTCGCTTTGTTCCAAGAAGTTGTTGTATGACATATTAGGACAGTCACTTGGATGCAGTTGTTTGTATTCTACAATATATAAAGTCATCTTTTAGTAAAAGAACCACTCTTTGAGGATCAAGGTTACAAGTAATCATTGAATATATAGACGTTAATTAGGCAAGATCAACATCTGATGGACGTATTACAACTTAATATTGTGTTTTAGTGCATGGTAAGTTGGTGTCGTGAATGTGTAAGAAACAGAGTGTGGTTTCTTGATATAATGCAGAAGCAGAATATCAAGCAGAGGTTGTAGAAACTCTTGAGATTGTTTGGATGAAGCAGTTTCTGAGAGAACTAAAAGTTTAAGAAATCGATCGGATGGAACTTGTGTGTGATAACCTAGGTACCTTCATCTCGCATCAAATACAATATTTCATGAGAGGACTAAGAACATTGAGATTGATTATTACTTTGTACAAGAAGATAATCTGAAGAaatgttttttcaaaatttgtgaagtcaagtaatcaatttttaaatttctttaccAAGTTCCTCACCATTAGAGGTGGAGACTGTGATATGTCCATGAATTGTTTTGAAGAGAATCTCACCTCCTCTAAATCTAATTGTCAGGCTACCATGGATCATGAAAAGAGATATTCATCTATTGAATACCCCCTATGGATTCTCTGGacacaatattcaaaatcaaataaccCCTACAACTAATGTTTCCAATGTTTAGCTTTGTATCATGGAATATTAGGGGAATAGGATCCAACTGTTCCATGGAAAGATTACTCCTctttaaaaaacaatttcattttcctctccTATGCCTACAAGAACCTATGGTTTCTTGTGATAAAATggataaatatagaaaaaaaaatttgttttcgTTAGGCCTACAACGACAATTCTAACAAAATTTGGATCCTTTTGTTGAATGACATTGATGATGAGGTCATTAATGATTGGGAGCAACATGTTTTTCTCAAAGTTACTAATAATTTTGACCAAATGTTTTCCCTTT
Coding sequences within it:
- the LOC138338582 gene encoding uncharacterized protein, which codes for MSAKGMKMLVAKGALEGPKSVDIVSSLGGSRFYVTFIDDFSRKVWIYFLKHKSVFETFKKLKAEVENQNDTQPTPTEESEVEQATPEQVLRRSSRTIKAPERYSPPLHYLLLTDEWEPESLDEALQMEDSIKWEQAMDD